The DNA window ACTTAATAAAATTAAACAGCCTTATGGATAAGCATCTTGATGTCATTAAAGTAAGCTATGACGAAGTAGCCAAGATGCTTAAATCTATTGAAGAGCAGTCGATTTATGATACGACATATGACGTCTATAATAAAAAATTTCTAGTAGCCACAGTACAAAGTGAAGTAGAAGCCGTTAAAAGATATGGCTATAACGCATCGTTTTTATTAGTAAGAGCAAAAGATAGATTTACAAATCGTGTTAAAAATTTAAAAGAGCGAAACAATATGTATAAAGCTATATCACAGCTTCTTTTAAGAACTTCTAGAAGAAGTGATATAGTGGCTCATTACGGAGATGGCTGTTTTGCTATGGTTATGAAATATACTGACGAAAATGGCACAAAACAAGCCGGTAGTAGAATTTTAAATATGCTTTCGTCTATACCTTGGAAGATAGATGGTGAAGAGTGCAAACTCGACATCCAAGTGGTTTCAAGCATGATAACAAAAACAAGAAGTGCTGAAGAATTAATCTCTTACTCGTTAGATCA is part of the Campylobacter concisus genome and encodes:
- a CDS encoding diguanylate cyclase — encoded protein: MIKIDNAPDPKKKVVEVKHILEKEKVDIYRFSENVLHELSDDNVPSTPNNYSIYFEKMLDGQPDEFRKEIGDIIVANSEISVPTNGNISIEKEIKQGFIQIKSMLQAVVLIYKNLGIMRGLVQKRMDALKNNTNILALQNILSAFNHDLIKLNSLMDKHLDVIKVSYDEVAKMLKSIEEQSIYDTTYDVYNKKFLVATVQSEVEAVKRYGYNASFLLVRAKDRFTNRVKNLKERNNMYKAISQLLLRTSRRSDIVAHYGDGCFAMVMKYTDENGTKQAGSRILNMLSSIPWKIDGEECKLDIQVVSSMITKTRSAEELISYSLDQLILTQDDEQPIFLGE